DNA from Aphis gossypii isolate Hap1 chromosome 3, ASM2018417v2, whole genome shotgun sequence:
AACGGATTACGTGGTTGAATTTGTCATTCAGTTAAAAGACATGTAAAATCTAACATtcctaatattcaaaatattaattatgattcaaACAAACCTGTAACGTGGTTAGCTTACTTGGACTGTGTAAATCTATGGAAAATCAATGCTATCTGCTTtacctcataaaaattttgaatggtTTAACGATTTGACAATAGATATAACACAAATTGAAGATGATGCTGaatatggttatattttagaagtagATGTTATTTATCCAAAACAATTACATGACAATCATAATGATTTTGATTTCCATTTTTACCTGAGAATAAATGCCCTCCcaattcaaaagtaaaaaaaactattaacaacattagaattgaaatttaattatgtagttcactatagaaatttgaaacaGGCCATCGTTAATGgattaaaagtgaaaaaagttCATAGGATTCTGCGTTTTTCTTAATCTCGTTGGATGGCaccatatataaatttatgtacaaatatgaGGGTTAAGTCAAGGAATGAGTTTGAGCGACAATTCTGGAAACTGTTAGTGAATAGTGTCTATGGAAAATGTATGGAAAATGTAAGAAGACGTATGTCAATGTTTCTAGtatctaacaaaaaaaaagcacaTCGATTAATGTcgaaaacaacatttaaagatCGAACTatgtacacaaaaaatttaatggccATTCATATgaataaggaaaaaattaaatttgataagccTATTTATGTAGGATTTGCAATATTGGATATTTCAAAGTcaataatgtatgattttcattgtaaaatacgtatagaaataaaattaacattgtgtATTCAGATACTGATTCGTTAGTTTACGAAATAAGAACTTCTAACTTTTTGATGacataaaacgaaaattattttcttactttGATACTTCAAATTATCCGAAAAATCACTATTGTTCTAGTGATCGTAGAAAAAATCAACCAGGTTATTTTAAAGACGAATTAAAATCTGAAatcttattagaatttattactttacgtCCTAAACTCCATAGGTGCAACTAGAACTTAtattttggggggggggggctagAAGGATCAAGACAACACACCCCCATATCTATTATAGttcacattaataatacatatatacaaattcaactctataatttaaattttattttaacataaattttctATCTTTAGTACAATACACTTCTAAAATatcttcattatttaataagtcaaCAACATCCCTCTCGATGTTGAGAACTGCCAAATTTGTAAAACGGTCTTGTAGCATACTGGTTCGTAACCAATTTTTAATACGCCTCATAGAAGAAAACGATCGTTCGCAAGTCGCTGAACTTATGGGAATACTTATTGCTACTTGTAACAACTTATAAAGATTAGGGTAAACATGTTTTTCGATCACtttgcttatattatttatatcaaaatcagGTTTAATAGTATCCATGCAGTTTCTTGCTACAGTCATTTCTGATTTTAAAGCATGAATATCTACCACTAAAACattctaaaacaattaaatattacaataagtgtatttagaaaaaaaaatgtaatattaggtTAATATACCttgtaatgatttataaaatataaactagcaagaaaatccattttaataaaactttcaaCTGAGCTTGCCATGAGTAAACTCTCTTTGGAGAATCTATACTTAAGGTTTCTTATAACAGAATCAATAACAGACATGTAGGCTACTCTTCGCCAGTATACTTCAACTGTAGTATTTGAATCTACTACTTCATTTTCTGTTTCAGTAGTTGTAAACATTACATAATCTTGTAAATTTTGAGTTTCCCTTCTCTGGCGTTTGGAtcctttattaataatttaaacaaaaatataaattaaattacttttaaaataaatacataacttagcatataatattaaaatataaattaccatagTTGGCAtttgtaagtaatatattttcatcagcaaatttaactatttttgtcCAAACATTATGAAACTCCTCATCTGTTCTTGatgtttcaaatgtttttatagtggactcaataataattttagatttaccaAGTGTTGCTGTTTTACTTTGTAAACTATTACTCAATATGTAACAGGGGCGTATTTATGGGGGGGGGGGCTGAATAGGCTACagcccccccccccgaaattttaagaaaatctaaaaaatcttTTCATGGTCTATGAAAGTCaatgcaaaattattaaattccattttatagatttaaaattcgtattattttgttagccTATCTTATCATTCATGGACAAAACTACCACGGGAGATGATACTGGAAATCATAGATACTAATAAGCACGGTTTAAGATATCTTAAACCGTGGTTGGCACTGAAAGCGCTAGTATGCAGtgagtaaaaacatttatttgataagAAACTTTTCCGCCGTAATGTACCGTGGTATTGTATGAATCGTCGCTCAACCATTCTATCTTAAACCGtgctaataagtaattataaaccTTTCGATAACGATCGCCAATCACTATAGagctacacaatatatattatgtacataaatatattattttgataattttcatGGGCACAGTCGCGCagatacagtatatatatatctgtgtGATATAAACAACTGTTATCCTGTTATCAGTTTTGTTTGcgagttttaaatttccaatCAGTAACCGGTAAccgtacaaataattttatcaataattaatatattattatttagcgtACTTGTGTCTTGTAGTTTTCTTACTCTATGGTTTACCACAATAATTTAGCCTGTGTGTTTGTTAATGATGTTGTTTGTTtgctgtttatatttatactgaaCTACTGGAGACTGTACTGAACTGAgtttgtactattataatttaaaaaaatggacaAATTTATCATCCGAAAAGCGAAGGtaagtcaataaaatacactctatacctaatattatatattcaatttacaaaattagttAGTATATTCACCAACTTAAACCaacttattttacaatataggaTAAAATGCAACTCGGAGCCACTTCCGATCCTGATGATCCGGCTACAGTTGAAATGAGTCCTTACCTCCggctaaaaaagtaaaattggttatatgttataagaagttttaattttaattttactctatatattattattaatcccatattttatagtatactataggtaTGTACTATAAGTATGTACTTTATACTATAAGTATGTGTactaattgattataattgattttgtttacaCATATTTAGGCTAACTAGCTATTACTGGGCATGCTTAATATGTTTCTCttgctttttttataataatatatttttcttatattttatgctattatCTACTTAGTAGAttctactatatattatatactttaatgtataattgcttaataatttaaataaaatgcaattattttttcttttgcttAATATTTGCTTTAACTAAATAGTTGGTTACGGATGatagtattgaaaaaattcaaattgttcCAATTCTTCAAGCATGTTAACTGCGTCAAAGCCAAATGGTACtagtaaaaatgttgaatgtaGATAGTTATagtctttaatttaattcataagttataatttattacagcaAAAAAGAGTTGTCCAGCTCAATCTTCTAGTCActcaaaatatgatattggTTTGTATATCAattcctcaaaaaaaaaataactgatgaagataaaattgaaattttaagtcaTATTTGGACTCCAGatgctaaatataatttcccaACTGTAGATCATGGTAAATTTAAACGGACATTTCAATTGAAATGGCTTGACttattcaaacaataaaaatggttCTTTCTGTAAGTTTTGTGTGTTATTTTTGAACTCGCATCATGTTGGCAAGGGATTGAATACTGCTGTAGGTACACTAGTTGTAAGACCACacacaaacttaaaaaatgctCTTGATACATTTCGAAATCATGAAAAAACCAATTATCATCAGTATGCTTTTCAAATTGctgaaaatataatgtcaattttgaataaaaagaaagatagtattataatacagcttGATACAAAACGAGTAAAGGACATATCAGTTAACCGAGCAAAATTGAAACCAATTATTCAGACTATCAGGTTTTGTGGAAGACAGCAAATAGCTTTACGAGGACATGAGGATTGGGGACGTATAACGATGGATGAACCGGACAAAAATGATGGTAATTTTCGTAGTCTTTTACGGTACCGTGCCAAAAGTGgtgatgttattttaaaagaacatCTTGAGACTACCAGTTCCCGAGAATTATATACCAGtcctataatacaaaatgagataattacaatatttggaGAACTTATTCAATCTCACTTAGTAAATGAAATttctaaagtaaaattttttacagTTCTTGCAGATGAAACTACAGACATAACTCAGGTAGAACAGTTTTCTTTATGTATAAGATATTTTGATGAAACTCTAATGCAAATCAGGGAAGATTTTCTTACGTTTGTCCCAGTTGATGATGTTACTGGTTTAGGGCTAGCCAatacattacaaaatacattagaAAAACTTGGCTTTgatctaaataaattacgtGGGCAAGGATATGATGGTGCTGCGGCAATGAGGGGTAGCTTTCGTGGAGTTCAAGCTattatcaaagaaaaataccCAAAAGCATTGTATACGCATTGCGTTTCTCATTCGTTGAATCTTTGTTTATCAGACGCAGCAAAAATACAagatattagaaataattttgggGTGATATCTGATTGTTgctcattttttaattgttctgcTAAGCGAACTACtattcttaaaaacaaaattttggaaataaaaCCAAATGTTCAagctacaaaattaaaatcactgTGTGAAACAAGATGGGTTTTACGTCATGAATCGGTTTTTgctttttaaagaatttttggAGCTCATTGTTGCTGCATTGGAACAATTACAAACTGAGGGAACACATGGCACTGATTTAACTAGAACTAACGGTATGTTAAACTgcatatgtaattttaattttattgtagcagttaatatttcaagtatgttaggatatatacatataatttgtcACAATACTTACAAAAGTCAATTTAGATCTAGCTACAGCTCTTAAACAAATAGAAaccataacattaaaatttcaaaaatgagaGAAAATTGTTCAGCTGTATTTGGTGATATTTACAAAGAAGCAAAAGCTATTgcaacattattaaatgtcgAGGAAAAAAAACCACGAATATGTGTTAATCAAAGAAACCGATCAAATATTCCACATAGTTCCACTGAAGAATACTATATGAGAACAATTTTTATCCCACACTTAGATGATTTAATTTCATCTTTAAATGATCGTTTTATGACTCAAAAAGAAACTATTATTTCGTTACAGTATATTTTACCCTCTCTTTGTAttagtaaatcatttttatttattcgtgaAGCAGTTGATTTTTACATGGATGATTTGCCAGGTTTTCAAGATACAGTTGAGGCTGAGTATGATTTATGGATATCTAAATGGACCTTAGTAGAACCATCATCAAGACCTTCCACCTCCACAGACGCTTTTAATTTCTTGTGATAAAAACTCTATATCCTAATCTCCCAACTGCTGAAAATACTTGCCATACTTCCCGTGTCAACTGCATCAGCTGAACGCAGTTTTTCAACACTGCGAaggttaaaaacatatttgagAAACTCAACTTCAGAGAATCGTCTTGTTGGTTTAGCATTACTAAATATTCATAgagatatttgtaaaaaacgGACGATATGGTTTTAGACAATTTTGCCAACAGTGGACGAGCTAGacgtttaaaacttattatatagtacccacctaatacctacattgtatacattgtgttttaaatcattaaatataatttttttgttttactgtattactatgtttataaatgttaatcagCCCCTCCCGAAATAAAATTCTGGATACGCGCCTGATATGTTAGTTATATTCAATACatctttaagaataataagaaaaataatgaattcacatttttgtatagaatttaatatgcctgaaaaattaaaattattttttaattattaaattgaatatttattagttattactttataagtttattaccaATAGCTTGAGCAATATCTCTATCGGATTGttcattaatttcattttcaagATATTCAacaatagcattaaaattgtttaacataGCCTCACAATTTTTGTACCTACAAACCCATCTAGTATCACATACCCTCAACATACTGCCTTTTTTTAAACCTAATTTAGATTGTAAATCACACAACTTTGAATTCTTTAAAGGTCTCGAAAAATGGACATATACAGCTTCAAGTACATTAAATAGTGTACGAGCTCCCTAAAAAACATGTGAGAGTACGGGATTTTTACGGTCCCAATAAACCACCCATGAGTAAAGGGGAACACTTTACTCACGACCTGTGAGCCGCACCGCGTGATGACCCAAGGGCCAAGTCGGTGGAACTCACAGGCTTTGATACACGCAGTGACGAATGAACGccaaagatttatttaaaggggaaacaaaaatataacattaataaataataagaataccGAATATTAGGGTGATCACGTGGGTATAATTTACATGCTtaacatatttgaattaataagttaatgtGGCTCTCGCACACAGAATTACAatagtttgataataaaagGGAGCATAcagttttagtataattacgGGAGGCACCTGGCAAACAttaggaataatataatatgaggaAACAGCGAATCTTCGGATCGGCCCGCGAGGTTCGACGGACTGTGaagatgatattttattatgttacctCGCCGACCGTTGGGTTACCGTCCGGCATATCGCTAAGGACGGTAAATACGGgagagaaaaagaaaaaaaacatgcctattaaataatatgcattttagagaacaatataataagggTTTTGGGGGGAACATGGTCTTTCGGAGAGATATATTACGCGTTTGACGTGACCTCCACGCTGATGACTGGAGTTGTTGATGTGGTTGACCGACGGCTGTTGTAGGCTGGTCGGGTGACCGTCGACACACATACACGTGATCGACATGGCTTACCGGCGTCAATCACTGGTAGGACGGCGGCTTCACCCACATCTGGCCCGCGTTGGTGTCTAGCCCCTCATGGCGGACGTTACAGCGTTgatgtaaatgaaaaataataaaaataaacaagacTTTGTTTATTCGGTCGGACGTTCGACCACGAGGTTGAGCGAGCCAAAAAAAACAACGGTAAACGGCTGAGACGTGGTGTCTGGTTCAGTCAGAAAAATTAAGTGAAGACGGCTGGCCAACGGCGTCCGGTCGCTGGTCGGTGTTGTCCAATTGATGTCGTAGTGGGGGAGGTCAGGGTAGGTATATTACGGGactttactataatatggaTAATTTCGCTAATTGCACTGCGACGAGCGCACCGACGGACGCGACAGAGGCGCTGACGGCAGACGATGGCGGCATGCTGTGGTGACGACGGTGAACACTGCTGCAGGCGGGGAGGTCGGGGATCGTTTATTACATAACATAGTGGTAATCGCGGGCGCGCTATAATTACTGGGATGGTCACGGACCGACAGGTGTactgatattgtattataggtactaggtatcCCCAGtggtttgttataataataaggccTAAAATTCTGTGACGTTACAAACAATGACAATGTATGtagtttaaagtaaatattttatatttataaatttaactagtaTAAGCTAAAGgcttactttaatatttttgcacATATCAACAACAACTAAGTTAAGTCGGTGTGCCATGCAGTGGGTGTAAATTGCACAAGGATAAAGgtctttaatttttgattggaCTCCATGAAGATGACCTGACATGACACTGCACCATCATATGACTGGGCAATAATCTTGACAATATTCATGTCAactttatgtttttcaaaaaaattaaatatggctGAAAACTATGTGTAGCATCTTGCCCACTCGATACATTAACAAATCCCAAAAATCGTTCATACACTTGATAGTTAACTGAATATCTCACACAAATTGAAAGCTGTTCttctttaaaacatatatttaatatattaattaattatacaaaatattcaacaagAACCTATTACCTAgagttatagtaattattagacCTTGCTTCATCACACATGATTGCAAAAAAACCTGTTTCCACTatctgtttaaatatttcttatttactaaatttgcACAAATTTCATTATATCTTCCTGAATTTTCCAACTAGTTAGgttgattttcattaaaacttgGAAGGTGCTTGGCAATAATTCAcacatttctttaaaatttcctAAAGAAGTaggttacaaaaataaattgagtttttaaataaattttaatttaaataataatatttacaggtacctaggtaatttaatttaatttataagtattcaaATGTATACCTTTATTTATCGATTTAGATGTTTCATCGTGACCTCTAAATGCAATGCCTTGTTTGCtcaagtataaaactatatctaTTAActgagatatattattttctatttttttctattaaaactttttagctgtacacatttttgataaaacagACCCTGAATTCTTACTGGATGTATATTCAGACAATCTTGAGGTACATAGTACATGTATTTAGTACTAGTATGAGACATAAGTTTCGAAAGATAactgtaaattgttttaataaaaaaataaaaaaaaatttaatagataataacaaagtataataggtataagaaTAGTAATTAGAAGAACTTgcttttttccaattattaaaCCCGTTTGATAATGTATCTTCAGTATAACAAAATTGTTAGCAAACATGCGGAAGCATAACAAAATACAGCATTTTTTGATGCTATACTCTAACCACTCAAACTTAGCATAATAAGCAGATGAAAATGCTCGATTTTGTGaaccaaattttgattttggatATTCCTAAGCGAAGCAAAAGCCATAATAAACcacattaaaattcaatatacctacctatgaaATATgctcattaatcattatttattgtaacacTGACCActgttatataacttattaattaatagttattaacaaTTGTACTTCTTGTTTTTACTTAGTAGGTaccaaatgtattttttatttacctttatTATGGTCTATTAGGTTCAGATACTAAATCACCTAGATCGTCTTATTTGTGTCACCCGAATATAAAACATTGTCGTTAGAAGCACTTGATTTATAGGATCATcgaatatattttcatgattttctGGTGTATTGATCTTGGTAGAGTGTTAgattttttgttgaatttgaaaatgttaaaaatgtcgtttttccatattaaataaaatgaacaaaaagtaacaaaaaatagtaaaatacaattttttaattaaagtgttaaatataatacgttttaataaaatattcactgcCACGAGGTTATATTAATGAACAAAtaatcagaataaaatataaatacgaatgatttctgataaaaaattatataatacggttGTTGGCCGTTTGTCGACGtactgtatattgtataaggtATAACTATTACGggaaaagaatattaatatcttattattaacgtGTCAACAATATATGGCTGTCTCAATTAAATTAGCCGATAGAGCTGACCTGCTGACGCAAgtgttacttataaataactatataacatatatataataaaacgagtcgaaaatacaaaactgaaaaaaacacTATTCTATTTATTCTATTCTGTGGTATTTATTtggtcattaaaattaaattaagattatacattattatttgtatcacaaaaatcacaaaatctgaaattcaatattttttatctgggagggctatgaaaatatttagggGGGCTAAGCTCCCcaagcccccccccccctagtTGCGTTTATGCTAAACTCTAtgcatataaaacaaataaagatgAAGTAAAAGGAGCTAaaggtgttaaaaaatatgttattaataatcacaTGAAGTTtgacgaatatttaaatatattaaatgcatatatcaataattcagCTAGTCAACAATTATGGAAGTctatgaattttatacaatcaaaacaccattttgtttattctaaACCTATAGATAAAATTGCTCTTAGTGCGAATGACGATACAAGGATTATTATGCGTGATGGTATTAATACTATTGCATATGGTCactatcgtttaaaaaaatagtttatttttttttttttaattatgtaaaattgatatagtattcaataaaaataataatattaattaactaaagtataggataaatacatttaaaaaaaaaaacaaaaaatgttatttattcattttttttatttttattactaaaatgcatgtttaaacaattagttaaacagtataacatttaatttttcagaatgAACAAACCTAGAATAATTGTTGATAAACCAAATATTCGTTCAAAACCTATAATTCCAAATTAGAAATCGATATTGAAAATCTGAGTGaactctattttattttagacacAGTTTTACATCGATTGGCAGATTAGTAGGGATATGGTGTAAAAAGATTAAcgaatttaattcaattataaaatgcgtaatcaattaaaaataaattaacataaaatgaaatagatccaacattgtaataataagatggtttatacaattaaaataataaatattgattgatacatttcgtttatttactattttaaagtatcaTTTACATCAATCCATGAATTATGACTGTGTAAAACCTAaccatttaacatataatttgttttatttttttttataatacgttcaaTGAGAAAGGTGTcgggaaaaaatgtttttttttaattctgtgtataaaaatagcctaatattttattatttgaactatttttagttGATAGTTAATGgatctgtatttaaaattttagaatagtGTACACTTCTGTTGACCAATTTGGTGTATAACCTTTACTGAAATTATGTTTGTACTTACAATTCTTActttgtcattattttaaatttaagtttatgtgatgtattaattgtaatgtttttctttttattgtaaCCCAGCTGGTTGATTCTGCTTGGTGGGACatttattgttgaatgttttgtattattataattaatactatttaaaattgaatttatccaCTTCCATGAACCTgttgatgtaaaaatattgtaaattttttttattgttcttataaCGTGTTCACCATACCAGCCTTTATACTGCTGTATGTTGAATAATGCCTAACATGATACTTATTCATTATACTTGAAttcatattgtaattaaaattctattccgttatctgtttgtaataattttggttggatttttttta
Protein-coding regions in this window:
- the LOC126551123 gene encoding uncharacterized protein LOC126551123 → MVERRFIQYHGSKRQRRETQNLQDYVMFTTTETENEVVDSNTTVEVYWRRVAYMSVIDSVIRNLKYRFSKESLLMASSVESFIKMDFLASLYFINHYKNVLVVDIHALKSEMTVARNCMDTIKPDFDINNISKVIEKHVYPNLYKLLQVAISIPISSATCERSFSSMRRIKNWLRTSMLQDRFTNLAVLNIERDVVDLLNNEDILEVYCTKDRKFMLK
- the LOC126551124 gene encoding 52 kDa repressor of the inhibitor of the protein kinase-like yields the protein MDEPDKNDGNFRSLLRYRAKSGDVILKEHLETTSSRELYTSPIIQNEIITIFGELIQSHLVNEISKVKFFTVLADETTDITQVEQFSLCIRYFDETLMQIREDFLTFVPVDDVTGLGLANTLQNTLEKLGFDLNKLRGQGYDGAAAMRGSFRGVQAIIKEKYPKALYTHCVSHSLNLCLSDAAKIQDIRNNFGVISDCCSFFNCSAKRTTILKNKILEIKPNVQATKLKSLCETRWVLRHESVFAF